A part of Larimichthys crocea isolate SSNF chromosome VII, L_crocea_2.0, whole genome shotgun sequence genomic DNA contains:
- the LOC104930445 gene encoding complement C1q-like protein 4 isoform X1, with translation MRAIVLLCLLEAAFIQANDYSWGGPGANRVIDPTTESPCLLDQSSCGCCLMQQQIHRMGMFFNMSLNEVQKELTKAKTALSNVRASRSAFSVGLNTGTNFKCFGPFRDDMLIIYKHIFINLGDGYNAATGIFTVPRSGVYSLALTVYSDAGAPGNTLAACASLQVNDVVLAGPKDKNMQDQEDSATVVLAVHLNAGDQVSVKLPIGCFLCGDNSHYNTFTGFLLYATD, from the exons ATGCGAG CTATTGTTTTGCTGTGTCTGTTGGAAGCAGCGTTCATCCAAGCTAATGACTATTCCTGGGGTGGACCTGGGGCAAATAGAGTCATCGATCCCACCACAGAAAGCC CATGTCTCCTGGACCAGTCATCGTGCGGCTGCTGTCTGATGCAGCAACAGATACACAGGATGGGTATGTTCTTTAACATGAGCCTCAATGAGGTGCAGAAGGAACTGACAAAAGCAAAGACCGCCCTCAGCAATGTCAGAG CCAGCCGCAGTGCCTTCTCTGTCGGTCTGAACACCGGAACAAATTTCAAATGCTTTGGCCCCTTCCGTGATGACATGCTCATCATCTACAAACATATCTTCATCAACCTGGGTGATGGCTACAATGCAGCTACCGGTATCTTCACCGTTCCCCGCTCTGGTGTCTACAGCCTCGCCCTCACCGTCTACAGTGACGCTGGAGCTCCCGGTAACACCTTGGCTGCCTGCGCCAGTTTGCAGGTTAACGACGTTGTGCTGGCAGGACCCAAAGATAAAAATATGCAAGACCAAGAGGACAGTGCCACTGTTGTTCTGGCCGTCCACCTGAATGCTGGAGACCAGGTGTCTGTCAAGCTGCCCATTGGATGTTTCCTCTGCGGGGATAACAGCCATTATAACACTTTCACTGGTTTTCTGCTGTATGCTACTGACTAA